A genomic window from Diceros bicornis minor isolate mBicDic1 chromosome 35, mDicBic1.mat.cur, whole genome shotgun sequence includes:
- the THAP7 gene encoding THAP domain-containing protein 7 isoform X2, which yields MPRHCSAAGCCTRDTRETRNRGISFHRLPKKDNPRRGLWLANCQRLDPSGQGLWDPASEYIYFCSKHFEENCFELVGISGYHRLKEGAVPTIFESFSKLRQTAKTKGHSYPPGPTDVSRLRRCRKRCSEGRGPTTPFSPPPPGDVTCFPVEEASAPAALPASHAGRLEPGLSSPFSDLLGPLGAQADEAGCSAQPSPEQEPERQPSPLEPRPVSPSAYMLRLPPPAGAYIQNEHSYQVGSALLWKRRAEAALDALDKAQRQLQACKRREQRLRLRLTKLQQERAREKRAQADARQTLKEHVQDFAMQLSSSMA from the exons ATGCCGCGTCACTGCTCCGCCGCCGGCTGCTGCACACGGGACACGCGCGAGACGCGCAACCGCGGCATCTCCTTCCACAG ACTTCCCAAGAAGGACAACCCAAGGCGAGGCTTGTGGCTGGCCAACTGCCAGCGGCTGGACCCCAGCGGCCAGGGCCTGTGGGACCCGGCGTCCGAGTACATCTACTTCTGCTCCAAACACTTCGAGGAGAACTGCTTTGAGCTGGTGGGAATCAG TGGGTATCACAGGCTGAAGGAGGGGGCAGTTCCCACGATATTTGAGTCTTTCTCCAAGTTGCGCCAGACAGCCAAGACCAAGGGGCACAGTTACCCGCCTGGCCCCACAGACGTCAGCCGGCTCCGGCGATGCAGGAAGCG CTGCTCTGAGGGCCGAGGACCCACGACTCCATTTTCTCCACCTCCACCTGGTGATGTCACCTGCTTTCCTGTGGAAGAGGCCTCAGCCCCTGCTGCTTTGCCTGCTTCCCACGCTGGGAGGCTGGAGCCGGGCCTCAGCAGCCCCTTCTCAGACCTCCTGGGGCCCTTGGGTGCCCAGGCAGATGAAGCGGGCTGCAGTGCCCAGCCCTCACCGGAGCAGGAGCCAGAGCGGCAGCCATCCCCTCTGGAGCCACGGCCTGTCTCACCCTCAGCCTACATGCTGCGCCTCCCACCACCCGCTGGAGCCTACATCCAGAATGAGCACAGCTACCAGGTGGGCAGTGCCCTACTCTGGAAGCGGCGGGCTGAGGCTGCACTTGATGCCCTGGACAAGGCCCAGCGCCAGCTGCAGGCCTGTAAGCGGCGGGAGCAGCGGCTGCGGCTGCGGCTGACCAAGCTGCAGCAGGAGCGGGCACGGGAGAAGCGGGCACAGGCGGATGCTCGCCAGACTCTGAAGGAGCACGTGCAGGACTTTGCCATGCAGCTGAGCAGCAGTATGGCCTGA
- the THAP7 gene encoding THAP domain-containing protein 7 isoform X1, producing the protein MPRHCSAAGCCTRDTRETRNRGISFHRSARVRAGAPRFSCACSRFAQLMESRARVRLSVKPRLEFVGGGRLPKKDNPRRGLWLANCQRLDPSGQGLWDPASEYIYFCSKHFEENCFELVGISGYHRLKEGAVPTIFESFSKLRQTAKTKGHSYPPGPTDVSRLRRCRKRCSEGRGPTTPFSPPPPGDVTCFPVEEASAPAALPASHAGRLEPGLSSPFSDLLGPLGAQADEAGCSAQPSPEQEPERQPSPLEPRPVSPSAYMLRLPPPAGAYIQNEHSYQVGSALLWKRRAEAALDALDKAQRQLQACKRREQRLRLRLTKLQQERAREKRAQADARQTLKEHVQDFAMQLSSSMA; encoded by the exons ATGCCGCGTCACTGCTCCGCCGCCGGCTGCTGCACACGGGACACGCGCGAGACGCGCAACCGCGGCATCTCCTTCCACAGGTCAGCGCGCGTGCGTGCTGGCGCGCCAAGATTCTCGTGCGCATGCTCTCGTTTTGCTCAGCTCATGGAGTCGCGAGCGCGCGTACGCCTTTCTGTTAAGCCGAGGCTTGAGTTTGTGGGTGGAGGAAG ACTTCCCAAGAAGGACAACCCAAGGCGAGGCTTGTGGCTGGCCAACTGCCAGCGGCTGGACCCCAGCGGCCAGGGCCTGTGGGACCCGGCGTCCGAGTACATCTACTTCTGCTCCAAACACTTCGAGGAGAACTGCTTTGAGCTGGTGGGAATCAG TGGGTATCACAGGCTGAAGGAGGGGGCAGTTCCCACGATATTTGAGTCTTTCTCCAAGTTGCGCCAGACAGCCAAGACCAAGGGGCACAGTTACCCGCCTGGCCCCACAGACGTCAGCCGGCTCCGGCGATGCAGGAAGCG CTGCTCTGAGGGCCGAGGACCCACGACTCCATTTTCTCCACCTCCACCTGGTGATGTCACCTGCTTTCCTGTGGAAGAGGCCTCAGCCCCTGCTGCTTTGCCTGCTTCCCACGCTGGGAGGCTGGAGCCGGGCCTCAGCAGCCCCTTCTCAGACCTCCTGGGGCCCTTGGGTGCCCAGGCAGATGAAGCGGGCTGCAGTGCCCAGCCCTCACCGGAGCAGGAGCCAGAGCGGCAGCCATCCCCTCTGGAGCCACGGCCTGTCTCACCCTCAGCCTACATGCTGCGCCTCCCACCACCCGCTGGAGCCTACATCCAGAATGAGCACAGCTACCAGGTGGGCAGTGCCCTACTCTGGAAGCGGCGGGCTGAGGCTGCACTTGATGCCCTGGACAAGGCCCAGCGCCAGCTGCAGGCCTGTAAGCGGCGGGAGCAGCGGCTGCGGCTGCGGCTGACCAAGCTGCAGCAGGAGCGGGCACGGGAGAAGCGGGCACAGGCGGATGCTCGCCAGACTCTGAAGGAGCACGTGCAGGACTTTGCCATGCAGCTGAGCAGCAGTATGGCCTGA